In Quercus lobata isolate SW786 chromosome 12, ValleyOak3.0 Primary Assembly, whole genome shotgun sequence, a genomic segment contains:
- the LOC115970118 gene encoding protein FAR1-RELATED SEQUENCE 5-like — protein MSASNEEPETISLYDMVDDESEINEDQNDVDLSLNDSNQPFACNRHLEPCLNMVFDKLEDAKACYNAYARRKGFGIRVNHTRKTKNDRILVGIEYVCSKEGFRRRRDEDIERIGPERAETRVGCKAMIGLKKIEDTWVVCKFVEDHNHELLTPKSTSMLRGHRVITNAQRNLIDTLNETGIPPSKIMSVLSKESGGDYNVGCIPVDIQNYLGNKRRKLLQDGDAQGMYKYFIEQQCKNPGFVYAVEVDENGCMGNCFWADARSRIAYQYFGDVVTFDATYQTNTYKMPFVPFTGVNHHHQSVMFGCALLVNETTESYTWLLKTWLNAMLGNPSSTTITDDDKAMAKAIANVLPNATHRLCMWHILQKVPDQLSHIYNKYPYFQGEFHHCIHDTLTIEEFELGWSKIMENYGLGDNDWLGNLYMRREKWVPAYLRRKFCAGMSTTQRSESMNKFFKDYVRSSTTISDFVYQYEQALNARYLKEKEQDVKTKNSVPILKTCYKMEVEAAKVYTRKMFMKFQEELFCSQKYKASKYCEEGVKKIYKVVAHGKESPFYEVSLDTVETKAICTCHMFEFVGIICRYILAVFVKKSLVHFFPSHYILERWTINAKKRIVHEISGDVVQVEPQISSTLMRNSLMLQFLEVAEAASQSEKKYKYLGQTLQKVHEELLGMQDVCDVDDSGSPDNTTLNNQVLSNLPIALRDPPHVPSKGRPKTLRQKHPREKQLTKKRKCSICKETGHMRSNCPSHKHSREVANTSLTPHWELMHQQSQTEESSIARLNPSVIANTLHSTSFVQDSLPAATYPSTSSSSTMHIHPNQSSFTDLLQQFQES, from the exons ATGAGTGCAAGCAATGAAGAACCTGAAACAATCTCACTTTATGATATGGTGGATGATGAGTCAGAAATAAACGAAGATCAAAATGATGTAGACTTGTCATTAAATGATTCAAATCAACCTTTTGCATGCAATAGGCATTTGGAACCATGTCTCAATATGGTATTTGATAAGCTTGAGGATGCGAAAGCATGTTATAATGCATATGCAAGGCGAAAGGGGTTTGGCATACGAGTAAATCATACTCGAAAGACTAAAAATGATAGAATATTGGTTGGTATTGAATATGTTTGTTCAAAGGAAGGGTTTCGTCGTAGACGTGATGAAGACATAGAAAGAATAGGTCCAGAGCGTGCAGAAACAAGAGTAGGATGCAAAGCAATGATAggtttaaagaaaattgaagatacaTGGGTCGTGTGTAAGTTTGTGGAGGATCATAATCATGAGCTTCTTACTCCTAAGAGTACAAGCATGCTTCGTGGGCATAGAGTGATAACAAATGCCCAAAGGAATCTTATAGATACACTCAATGAGACAGGTATACCTCCAAGCAAGATAATGTCTGTGTTAAGTAAAGAATCTGGTGGTGATTATAATGTTGGATGTATTCCGGTTgatattcaaaattatttgggtaataaaagaagaaagttgctTCAAGATGGAGATGCCCAGGGaatgtataaatattttattgagcAACAATGTAAAAATCCAGGTTTTGTTTATGCAGTTGAAGTTGATGAAAATGGGTGCATGGGTAATTGCTTTTGGGCAGATGCTAGGTCAAGAATTGCATATCAGTATTTTGGAGATGTTGTTACTTTTGATGCTACATACCAAACAAATACTTATAAGATGCCTTTTGTTCCTTTCACAGGAGTTAACCACCATCATCAATCGGTGATGTTTGGATGTGCTTTGCTTGTGAATGAAACAACTGAATCTTATACATGGTTGTTGAAGACTTGGCTTAATGCAATGCTTGGAAATCCTTCTTCTACAACTATCACAGATGATGACAAGGCTATGGCTAAGGCAATTGCAAATGTATTACCTAATGCAACTCATAGATTGTGTATGTGGCATATTTTACAGAAAGTTCCAGATCAGTTgtctcatatatataataaatatccaTATTTTCAGGGAGAATTTCACCATTGCATCCATGATACACTCACCATTGAAGAGTTTGAGTTAGGATGGAGTAAGATTATGGAGAACTATGGATTGGGGGATAATGATTGGTTGGGAAATCTCTACATGCGGCGTGAAAAATGGGTTCCCGCTTACTTACGAAGGAAATTTTGTGCTGGGATGTCTACAACTCAAAGGAGTGAAAgcatgaataaattttttaaagattatgttCGTTCAAGTACAACGATAAGTGACTTTGTGTATCAATATGAGCAAGCTTTGAATGCACGTTATCTTAAAGAGAAAGAACAGGATGTAAAGACAAAAAATTCAGTgccaattttgaaaacatgttATAAGATGGAAGTAGAGGCGGCAAAAGTTTATACAAGAAAGATGTTTATGAAATTTCAAGAAGAGTTATTTTGTAGTCAAAAATACAAGGCATCCAAATATTGTGAAGAAGGAGTGAAGAAGATATATAAGGTGGTAGCTCACGGGAAAGAAAGTCCATTTTATGAAGTGTCACTGGATACTGTTGAGACAAAAGCTATTTGTACATGCCATATGTTTGAGTTTGTTGGAATTATTTGTAGGTATATTCTTGCTGTTTTTGTGAAGAAATCTCTTGTGCACTTTTTTCCATCACATTATATTTTAGAGAGATGGACAATAAATGCCAAGAAGCGCATTGTACATGAAATATCTGGAGATGTCGTACAGGTTGAGCCACAAATTTCTTCTACCTTGATGAGAAATAGTTTGATGCTTCAATTTTTGGAAGTTGCAGAGGCAGCATCACAATCAGAGAAGAAATACAAGTATCTTGGACAAACTTTACAAAAGGTTCATGAGGAGCTTCTAGGCATGCAAGATGTTTGTGATGTTGATGATTCAGGAAGTCCTGATAATACTACATTAAACAATCAAGTATTATCAAATCTTCCAATTGCTTTGCGAGACCCTCCACATGTTCCTTCAAAGGGAAGGCCTAAAACTTTGAGACAAAAGCATCCAAGAGAAAAACAATTGACGAAGAAGAGAAAGTGTAGCATTTGCAAAGAAACGGGTCATATGAGAAGCAATTGTCCGTCACATAAGCATTCCAg GGAAGTTGCAAATACAAGCTTGACACCACACTGGGAGTTAATGCATCAACAAAGTCAAACTgag gAATCTTCGATAGCAAGGTTGAACCCATCAGTCATAGCAAATACATTGCACTCCACAAGTTTTGTACAG GATTCTTTGCCAGCTGCAACGTATccttctacatcatcatcatctactaTGCATATACATCCTAACCAGTCATCATTTACA GATCTATTACAACAATTCCAAGAAAGCTGA
- the LOC115972257 gene encoding cinnamoyl-CoA reductase-like SNL6 — translation MAPASFHHTSNTVCVMDASGRLGSTLVERLLQRGYTVHAAVQHHDELQFNGLASDNKKLKIFHSDPYDYQSIIDALKGCSGLFYTFEPPKDQPSYDEFMAEVEVRAAHNVLEACAQTETLEKVVFTSSVTAVVWRDDRKSTASDLDERHWSDINFCRKYKLWHAVSKTLAEKTAWALAMDRGVNMVSINAGLIMGPDLSITNPYLKGAAEMYEDGVLVTVDLNSLVEAHICVYEDISSYGRYLSFNHVINRHEDAVKLAQMLASSTPMLPQSGEQDMKIIQQRISNKKLNKLMVNFEGRSDENSS, via the exons ATGGCACCAGCTTCTTTCCATCACACCTCAAATACAGTATGTGTTATGGATGCCTCAGGGCGCCTAGGCTCGACCCTGGTCGAGCGTCTCCTCCAAAGAGGCTACACTGTCCACGCTGCGGTTCAACACCATG ATGAATTGCAATTTAATGGGCTTGCTTCTGATAACAAGAAGCTGAAGATTTTCCATTCAGATCCCTACGACTATCAAAGCATAATTGATGCTTTGAAGGGCTGCTCTGGCTTGTTTTACACATTTGAGCCCCCAAAAGACCAACCCTCCTATGAT GAATTTATGGCGGAAGTGGAGGTGAGGGCAGCACACAACGTTCTAGAAGCTTGTGCACAAACAGAAACATTGGAGAAGGTGGTTTTCACATCCTCGGTCACAGCCGTCGTTTGGAGAGATGATCGTAAGTCCACAGCATCTGATTTGGATGAGAGACACTGGAGTGACATTAATTTTTGTCGTAAATATAag TTGTGGCATGCGGTATCAAAGACACTAGCAGAAAAGACAGCATGGGCCTTAGCAATGGACAGGGGAGTGAATATGGTATCAATCAATGCAGGGTTGATTATGGGCCCTGATCTGTCTATTACTAACCCATATTTGAAGGGAGCTGCTGAGATGTACGAAGATGGAGTGTTGGTGACCGTCGATCTCAATTCTTTGGTGGAAGCCCACATTTGTGTCTACGAAGATATCTCATCCTATGGACGTTACTTATCTTTCAATCATGTTATTAATCGGCATGAAGATGCAGTTAAGCTTGCCCAGATGTTGGCCTCTTCTACCCCTATGTTACCTCAAAG CGGTGAGCAGGATATGAAGATCATCCAACAGAGGATAAGCAACAAGAAATTGAACAAATTGATGGTGAATTTCGAGGGTAGGAGTGATGAAAACTCATCgtga